Below is a window of Nitrospinota bacterium DNA.
AATAAGCGGTATTTATATTGGCGGAGAGGGGGGGATTCGAACCCCCGGTACGGTTTCCCGCACACACGCTTTCCAGGCGTGCACCTTCAACCGCTCGGTCACCTCTCCGAAGCTTGGGATTATAACCCAAACGGCGGCCAGAGCCACAATTTTATCCTTAGATATTTAAATAGGCGCAGGCGGGAAAGGAAGCGTTCAATACGCGAAAATATCAGTGAATCGTCCCCTTGAGCACGTCTATCTCCCCCGCCAGCCGTGATATGAGCGGCGCGATCTTGCCGAGGGGCTGAAGGCTTTCCGCCGCCCCCTTTTCATACGCCACCTTGGGCATGCCGAACACGACGGAAGTCTCTTCGTCCTGGGCCACCGTCCGCGCGCCGGCTTTGCGCATCTCCAGAAGCCCGGCGGCCCCGTCGAATCCCATGCCGGTGAGGATCACCCCGATGGCGTTGGCCCCCGCCTCGCGCGCCACCGATTTCATCAGCACGTCCACAGACGGGCAATGGCCGTTGACCTTTTCCCCCGGCTGGCAGATCGTCTTGTATGTCCCGCCAAGCTTTAGCAGCGAAAGGTGCAGGTCCCCGGGCGCCACAAGCGCCTGGCCGTTCCTCACCACGTCGCCGGGCTCCGCTTCCTTCACGGCGTACCGGGAAACGCCGTTGAGCCTTTCGGCGAACGCCTTGGTGTAGGCCGCGGGCATGTGCTGGACTATCAATATGCCTGGGGCGTCCGGCTCCATTTTGGCCAGAAGGTCCCGCAGCGCCTCAGTCCCCCCGGTGGACGCTCCAATGGCCACGACCTTGTCCGACATGGGATTTGAAACAGGCTTGGCCGGCGCGGC
It encodes the following:
- a CDS encoding chemotaxis response regulator protein-glutamate methylesterase → MHLCQYYYETVNNKTRVLVVDDSPLVRNILVQGLSMRPEIEVVGSARDVFEARDKIIELNPDVMTLDVDMPKMDGVEFLRRLMPQHPIPVVMVSSLTREGAQVTLDALEAGAVDFVPKPSAELAGGVGAMLAELAEKVVAASRINVSHLKRALPAAQKLMAAPAKPVSNPMSDKVVAIGASTGGTEALRDLLAKMEPDAPGILIVQHMPAAYTKAFAERLNGVSRYAVKEAEPGDVVRNGQALVAPGDLHLSLLKLGGTYKTICQPGEKVNGHCPSVDVLMKSVAREAGANAIGVILTGMGFDGAAGLLEMRKAGARTVAQDEETSVVFGMPKVAYEKGAAESLQPLGKIAPLISRLAGEIDVLKGTIH